In a single window of the Pontibacter russatus genome:
- a CDS encoding UDP-glucose dehydrogenase family protein, whose translation MRIAVVGTGYVGLVTGTCFAEVGIDVTCIDIDQKKIDNLKKGILPIYEPGLEEMVARNTQKERLSFSTDLATSIQGCDVAFIAVGTPPGEDGSADLKYVLAVARSIGQHMNDYIVVVTKSTVPVGTANKVRAAIEEELEARGVDIPFDVASNPEFLKEGAAIEDFLKPDRIVVGVASNRAQEVMKKLYKPFLMNGHPLIFMDIPSAEMTKYAANAMLATKISFMNDIANLCEIMGADVNMVRKGIGSDVRIGNKFIYPGIGYGGSCFPKDVKALIKTASENGYEMKVLKSVEDVNENQKSVLYNKIYSHFGGELAGKTFAIWGLSFKPKTDDMREAPSLVIIQKLLEQGAKVRAYDPVAMKEAAHMLGDSIEYGKDEYEALIDADALLLVTEWPEFRSPNFNVVSKLMRDKVVFDGRNIYEAADMSEKGFIYYGIGIKQQVPQQLDATL comes from the coding sequence ATGAGAATCGCTGTAGTTGGTACTGGATACGTGGGCCTGGTGACGGGAACATGCTTTGCCGAGGTCGGAATTGATGTGACATGCATCGACATAGACCAGAAGAAAATTGATAACCTGAAGAAAGGCATCCTGCCTATCTATGAGCCGGGTTTAGAGGAAATGGTGGCCCGCAACACGCAGAAGGAGCGCCTTTCTTTCTCCACCGATCTGGCAACAAGCATACAGGGCTGCGACGTGGCCTTTATCGCCGTTGGCACGCCTCCTGGCGAGGACGGCAGCGCTGACCTGAAGTACGTGCTGGCTGTTGCCAGAAGCATCGGCCAGCATATGAACGACTACATTGTGGTGGTGACCAAGAGCACGGTTCCGGTTGGCACGGCCAACAAGGTGCGCGCTGCCATCGAGGAGGAGCTGGAGGCGCGCGGCGTGGACATTCCGTTTGACGTGGCCTCTAACCCGGAGTTCCTGAAGGAGGGAGCCGCCATCGAAGACTTCCTGAAGCCGGACCGCATTGTGGTGGGCGTGGCCTCCAACAGAGCCCAAGAAGTGATGAAGAAGCTCTACAAGCCCTTCCTGATGAACGGCCACCCGCTCATTTTCATGGATATCCCTTCTGCTGAGATGACCAAATATGCCGCCAACGCCATGCTGGCCACCAAGATCAGCTTCATGAACGACATTGCTAACCTCTGCGAGATTATGGGTGCCGACGTGAACATGGTGCGCAAAGGCATCGGCAGCGACGTGCGCATCGGCAATAAGTTTATATACCCCGGCATCGGCTACGGCGGCTCCTGCTTCCCGAAAGACGTGAAGGCCCTCATCAAGACCGCCTCTGAGAATGGCTACGAGATGAAGGTGCTGAAATCGGTGGAGGACGTGAACGAGAACCAGAAGTCTGTACTCTATAATAAGATATACAGCCACTTTGGCGGTGAACTGGCTGGCAAGACATTCGCTATCTGGGGCCTGTCCTTCAAGCCGAAGACAGACGACATGCGCGAGGCTCCGTCGCTGGTGATTATCCAGAAACTGCTGGAGCAGGGTGCCAAAGTACGCGCCTACGACCCGGTGGCCATGAAAGAGGCCGCCCATATGCTGGGTGACTCCATCGAGTACGGCAAGGACGAGTACGAGGCCCTGATTGATGCAGACGCGCTGCTGCTGGTGACGGAGTGGCCGGAGTTCCGCTCCCCTAACTTTAACGTGGTGAGCAAGCTGATGAGAGACAAAGTGGTATTCGACGGTAGAAATATTTATGAAGCTGCTGATATGAGCGAAAAAGGGTTTATCTACTATGGTATCGGCAT